One stretch of Podospora pseudoanserina strain CBS 124.78 chromosome 4, whole genome shotgun sequence DNA includes these proteins:
- the HOF1 gene encoding formin-binding protein (COG:D; EggNog:ENOG503NVT9): protein MTADYNDGPAVALSFANNFWGKDDAGVGPLLERMANAKLTCDELKNFYSARASIEDDYARKLLSLCRKNLGSQETGTLRQSLDIVRAEVESMGKQHQHIAQQMKSELEEPLAAFAGGMKERRKIVQNTVEKLLKTKVQQTQMVNKTRDKYEQECLKIKGYLAQGHMVMGQEERKNKAKLEKTQISLAASNAEYEAAVRALEETTARWNREWKAAADKFQDLEEERLDFTKSSLWQFANIASTVCVSDDSSCEKIRLSLEHMEVEKDIITFITEKGTGQEIPDAPKYINFCRGDMDSQSDVSDDDNYSVAQFSRSINPAFRSSSPQPSTFESHHDPNSALARKLHGDPEPARGPAAALPQKAIAAAVPVIPQQDLKQDQRRVAPRGYQSPQASNMDYDPNEFAPVPHDPYPMDGMTMLCRPTASDLSTAPSATSARPSSRGSHSETSFSSQEPPQQAMAPVKQQQQQQQPPAQQRQPPVQQQQQQQPPQQLQQQQQPQQGSESPDKKVLKKKSGFFGNNSPFRRKSTKEVAPNSRNTWHPTNNQRPQLTGAFNKSNDQVITPDRSVSPDPIAANASLALNVGGNVFQVDDTARQKQQASPATPEDDPIAMALAELKGVTSGSNKMNGSGGGGRVSADHYHGIATPAPGGRSGAMSVSGNSAVVAAMRGTPPPSYDQQVQVQRLGVPPPAVTSKAMKAASEKFQTQTRSLFDGGRPGPGTRGNDTVRAASPAPTRSASPRPGSRASPSVGYGNGSASPNMFSSSTGSQHQSQQHRGSVSSQQQHRGSYSGRYEQPGRGSPSVMGDGRSASPAPYSQRPASSMSGHQNHSMALSVAGSIPTGGGGDEGSLYGGSQRGRHGRSNTAGNVRAGSSGNVVASNMSLYEGSGGNGGASRARSKSVAAGGAGGRDRQVGDPGTYTRDGRAIMHFARALYMYQAAIPEELGFAKGDVLAVLRHQDDGWWEATVQGGNGQVGLVPSNYLQPLS, encoded by the exons ATGACGGCCGATTACAACGATGGGCCGGCCGTCGCCCTTTCTT TCGCCAACAACTTCTGGGGTAAAGACGATGCCGGTGTCGGACCCCTGCTCGAGCGCATGGCAAACGCCAAGCTCACATGCGATGAACTCAAGAACTTCTACAGCG CCCGCGCATCTATCGAAGACGATTACGCCCGAAAACTACTCTCGCTATGCCGCAAGAACCTGGGTTCGCAGGAGACGGGGACTTTGAGACAGTCGCTGGATATTGTCCGGGCTGAAGTCGAGTCGATGGGcaaacagcatcagcatATCGCGCAGCAAATGAAGAGCGAACTCGAGGAACCCCTGGCTGCGTTTGCTGGTGGGATGAAGGAGCGACGAAAGATTGTGCAGAACACGGTGGAGAAGCTGCTCAAGACCAAGGTGCAGCAGACGCAGATGGTCAACAAGACGAGAGACAAGTACGAGCAGGAGTGTCTCAAGATCAAGGGCTACCTCGCGCAAGGGCACATGGTCATGGGCcaagaggagagaaagaataAGGCgaagttggagaagacaCAGATCAGCTTGGCTGCCTCCAACGCCGAGTACGAGGCTGCGGTCAGGGCGCTGGAGGAGACAACGGCGAGGTGGAACAGGGAgtggaaggcggcggctgaCAAGTTCCAGGATTTAGAGGAGGAGCGCTTGGATTTCACCAAGAGCAGCCTCTGGCAGTTTGCGAATATTGCGTCGACTGTCTGCGTTAGTGACGACTCTTCCTGCGAAAAGATCAGGCTGTCCCTGGAACAtatggaggtggagaaggacaTAATAACGTTCATCACCGAGAAGGGGACTGGTCAGGAGATTCCGGATGCGCCAAAGTACATCAACTTTTGCCGGGGGGATATGGATTCCCAGTCGGATGTGTCGGACGATGATAATTATTCGGTCGCGCAGTTTTCGAGGAGTATAAACCCGGCTTTCCGCTCTTCGTCGCCACAACCCTCGACTTTTGAGTCTCATCACGATCCGAACTCGGCATTGGCACGGAAGCTTCATGGTGATCCTGAGCCGGCACGAGGCCCAGCGGCGGCGTTGCCTCAGAAGGCGATTGCTGCTGCGGTCCCGGTTATTCCCCAGCAAGACTTGAAACAAGATCAACGGAGGGTAGCGCCTAGAGGCTATCAGTCTCCTCAAGCCAGCAACATGGACTACGATCCCAACGAGTTCGCGCCTGTTCCTCACGATCCCTACCCAATGGATGGCATGACCATGCTCTGCCGGCCCACAGCTTCAGACCTCAGCACGGCGCCATCTGCCACATCAGCCCGACCCTCTAGCAGAGGCTCCCACAGCGAGACGTCCTTCTCTAGTCAAGAACCGCCCCAGCAAGCCATGGCGCCCGtcaaacagcagcagcagcagcagcagccaccagcccaacagcGCCAACCCCctgtccaacaacaacaacaacagcaaccacctcaacaactccaacaacagcaacagccccAACAAGGCAGTGAGTCCCCCGACAAAAAGgtcctcaagaagaagagcgggTTCTTTGGAAACAACAGTCCCTTCCGCAGAAAGAGCACCAAGGAAGTCGCCCCCAACAGCAGAAACACCTGGcaccccaccaacaaccagcgTCCCCAGCTCACGGGGGCTTTCAACAAGAGCAACGACCAGGTCATCACCCCCGACCGAAGCGTCAGTCCCGATCCCATTGCTGCCAATGCTAGCCTCGCACTCAACGTGGGAGGAAACGTCTTCCAGGTTGACGACACTGCTCGTCAAAAACAGCAAGCTTCGCCGGCTACACCAGAAGACGACCCAATTGCTATGGCGCTTGCGGAGCTGAAGGGGGTGACGTCGGGGAGTAACAAGATGAATGGtagcgggggcgggggaaggGTGTCGGCAGATCACTATCATGGTATTGCCACGCCCGCTCCTGGAGGGAGGTCGGGAGCGATGAGTGTAAGCGGGAACAgcgctgttgttgctgccatgAGGGGGACACCGCCGCCAAGTTATGATCAGCAGGTTCAGGTTCAGCGGTTGggggtgccgccgccggcggtcACCTCCAAGGCGATGAAGGCGGCTTCGGAGAAGTTTCAGACGCAGACGAGGAGCTTGTTTGATGGGGGACGGCCGGG GCCGGGGACGAGGGGGAATGATACGGTCAGGGCGGCGAGTCCGGCGCCGACGAGGAGTGCTAGTCCTAGACCGGGGTCGAGGGCTAGTCCCAGTGTCGGGTATGGGAATGGGAGTGCGAGTCCGAATATGTTTTCGAGTTCCACGGGGAGTCAGCATCAGAGTCAGCAGCATCGGGGGTCTGTGtcgtcgcagcagcagcatagGGGGAGTTATTCTGGTCGGTATGAGCAGCCCGGGAGGGGTTCGCCGAGCgtgatgggtgatgggaggagtGCGAGCCCGGCGCCGTATAGTCAGAGGCCGGCGAGTAGTATGTCGGGACACCAGAATCATTCGATGGCGCTTTCGGTGGCGGGGTCGATCCcgacgggtggtggtggggatgaggggagTTTGTATGGGGGGAGTCAGAGGGGGAGGCATGGGAGGAGCAATACGGCCGGGAACGTCAGGGCGGGGAGCAGTGGGAATGTGGTGGCGAGCAATATGAGTTTGTATGAGGGAAGTGGTGGGAATGGAGGGGCGAGCAGGGCGAGGAGCAagagtgttgctgctgggggggctggggggagggataggCAGGTGGGGGATCCGGGGACGTATACTAGGGATGGGAGGGCTATTATGCATT
- a CDS encoding hypothetical protein (EggNog:ENOG503P0W9; COG:S), which translates to MATQQDLQDLIRLMTVTRKMPMLQAMTSIKALQAVDLRSIKQISEASLSTVQEALKDDKVARALQNACKAVIRRNATQSSSPPSGGGVLKRGSSISSTSPVSKRAKSDVFMTGPVEMTPQELEASLELPICTDEDTIKKTVIETNRAPLVLAFAVEMLRYTMPEQPLSSRLSLGQAVVSANSRSKAVSLGLDKGPSADQEGYGEGQPRVKVMGREVAVLKRSGYEWKGEERSGDEKKDRAGGSQATSATTASTLDPAPTPTATWSTSPPIIMKDSKFVARAIHLTSPSQRKYLMESLMHNHPELKSATHNAWAFRLKPPENANWLTQRTMREESFDDGETGCGDLMLKVMREAGAVDTLVVLTRWFGGAMLGPDRWRLMRNAVTSALGERMRKTGGSISLGGEALWGLDLEAMRKAQPGTTVGGYGSGKQLQPLTHVVGMHIHRPEAARSYLLRSFGKPSPPPADETATSPSKKKAVHKTAKVLEAEREENLGLLLGALRLLFDSWADHLDVAELDRRTWAWYCAIRPEVDSGPNGWGGKGSVKLVDLLKLRRGDQS; encoded by the exons ATGGCTACCCAACAGGATCTCCAAGACCTCATACGGCTCATGACCGTCACAAGAAAAATGCCCATGCTCCAAGCTATGACATCAATCAAAGCCCTCCAGGCAGTTGATCTCAGGAG CATCAAACAAATATCCGAAGCGTCCCTCTCCACCGTTCAGGAAGCTCTCAAAGACGATAAAGTCGCACGCGCTCTCCAAAACGCCTGCAAGGCCGTCATCAGGAGAAATGCCAcacagtcatcatcaccaccctctggcggcggtgttCTCAAGCGTGGATCATCAATATCATCCACATCACCGGTATCCAAACGCGCCAAAAGCGACGTTTTCATGACTGGCCCTGTTGAAATGACCCCCCAGGAATTGGAGGCTTCCCTGGAGCTGCCAATATGCACAGACGAGGATACTATAAAGAAGACGGTCATCGAAACTAACCGGGCGCCACTCGTACTTGCCTTTGCGGTGGAGATGCTTAGATATACCATGCCTGAGCAGCCGTTATCGAGTAGACTCAGCCTCGGTcaggcggtggtgagcgCCAACTCTCGGTCCAAGGCTGTGAGTTTGGGACTGGACAAAGGCCCTAGTGCGGATCAGGAGGGGTATGGGGAAGGTCagccgagggtgaaggtaATGGGTAGGGAGGTTGCGGTTCTCAAAAGGAGTGGGTATGAGTGGAAAGGTGAGGAAAGGTCCGGCGACGAAAAAAAGGATAGAGCGGGAGGGTCACAGGCGACGAGTGCGACGACGGCCTCGACGCTGGACCCGGCGCCTACACCTACGGCTACTTGGTCTACGAGCCCGCCGATTATTATGAAGGACTCCAAGTTTGTGGCGAGGGCCATTCATTTAACGTCACCGTCACAGAGGAAGTACTTGATGGAGAGCTTGATGCATAATCACCCTGAGTTGAAGAGTGCAACGCATAATGCCTGGGCTTTCCGGCTGAAGCCGCCAGAGAATGCGAATTGGCTCACTCAGAGGACCATGAGGGAGGAGTcgtttgatgatggggagactGGGTGTGGGGATCTCATGCTGAAGGTTATGCGGGAGGCTGGGGCGGTCGATACACTCGTCGTTCTCACCCGTTGGTTCGGAGGGGCGATGTTAGGGCCGGAcaggtggaggttgatgagaaaTGCGGTTACGTCTGCGCTCGGTGAACGAATGCGAAAGACGGGAGGAAGTATTTCACTCGGAGGCGAGGCTCTTTGGGGCCTGGATCTCGAGGCCATGAGAAAAGCCCAGCCTGGGACCACAGTTGGAGGTTACGGGTCAGGCAAGCAGCTGCAGCCGCTAACCCATGTGGTGGGGATGCATATTCACCGGCCCGAGGCGGCCAGATCGTATCTGCTGAGGAGTTTTGggaagccatcaccaccgccagccgACGAAACAGCGACGAGCCcttcaaagaaaaaagcggTGCATAAAACGGCCAAAGTACTGGAGgcggagagagaggagaatttggggttgttgcttgGGGCGTTGAGATTGCTTTTTGATAGCTGGGCGGATCATCTTGATGTGGCAGAACTCGATAGGAGGACGTGGGCTTGGTACTGCGCCATTCGTCCAGAGGTGGATAGTGGCCCAAATGGctggggtgggaaggggtcgGTGAAGTTGGTGGATCTTCTAAAGCTGAGACGAGGGGATCAGTCATGA